GGCGCCGAAGCCCCGCACAGCGTGACCAATCACATCTCCGATGACCCACAGGGGGATCCTGGATTCGATCGCCTCGGCGATGAGCACTATTGCGCACAACAACGCCGTGCTCGGCGGTTCCTGCACCGTGGTCATCGGAGTCGAGCATGCCCGCACCATCGCCTCGTTCGGCTGGTCACGCGACGACGTACGGCGCTACCTGTGGCTCAACGGCACCAACTCCTGGGACGAGGTCAGCTACGGCGACCGTTACGCACCTCCGGGCGCACGGACCTACAACCGCAATCTGCCCAAGTGGTATCCCCGGGAGGCGGGCCGGCAGGTCCCGATCGTCTTCACCCCGGACGACATCCACCTGCTCGTCGCCGGCGGGTCCGCCGGCCGGTTCTCCGCGTTCCTGCCGGGGTGGAGCACCGCGACGACGCCGGTGTTGCGAGCGGTTGACGACACCGCCGCCGCCCTGACCGGCGACGCCCGCGAATTGGACTGCTCCGACGGCGCCTGTCGGCTGTAGAGAATCTAGGAAGGAAAATTCAGTGACTTATTTCGAGACTGATTTCGTCTATGACCCCTGTGGTGTGGTCGAGGTGACGGCCGTGCCGACGGCGCCCCGCCCGAGCCGCACCGAGGGTCTCCGCTTGGCCGTGCTGAGCAACACCAAATGGAATGCGGCCAAGTTGCTTCGCGCAACCGTCCGCGAGTTGGCCTCAGGCGGAATGATTTTCGCGAGCGTCACCTACTACGACAAGCACCACTTCTCCTCTGACGCCAGTCCCGAACTGATCGCCCAGATCGCCGCCGAGAGCGACGTCGCCCTCACCGCGATCGGTGACTGCGGCTCCTGCTGCTCGGCGTGCGTCAACGACGCGGTGCGGCTGGAGCAGGCGGGGATCCCGACCGTCGCCATCGTGACAACGGAATTCGAACTCGAGGCCCGTCTGCAGCGTGAGGCGCGGGGCATGGCGGGGCTGGAACCCGCCGTAGCCACACATCCGATCAGCAGCCTGACGCTCGAACAGCTCGACGGCCGGGCCGCCGAGATCGCCCCGCAGGCGCGGCGTATCTGGTTCGGCCCGGCGATGGCCGACGCAGTCGCATGACCGGGAATGCGTCGCTGTCGTCGATAGTGGTCGCGGACTTCTCCCGGGTACTCGCCGGACCCTTCTGCACGATGACCCTCGGTGACCTCGGTGCCGAGATCGTGAAGGTGGAGCGACCCGGCGGCGACGACACCCGGGCGTGGGGACCGCCGTTCGTCGACGGCCAGAGCACCTACTACCTCGGCGTCAACCGCAACAAGCGCAGCATCGTGCTCGACCTCGATGACGCCGACGACCTCAGGCTCGCAACGGAACTCGCGCAAAGCGCCGATGTGGTGGTGGAGAACTTCCGGCCGGGCACCATGGCGCGGTTCGGCCTCGACGAACCAACCTTGCGGCGCAGGAACCCAGGCCTGGTGTACTGCAGCATCTCGGCGTTCGGGACCGGCGCGGGGCGGCAACTGGCGGGCTACGACCTGCTCCTGCAGGCGGTCGGCGGCCTGATGAGCATCACCGGACCCGACGACGACCATCCGACCAAGGTCGGGGTGGCGCTGGTGGATGTGCTGGCGGGGCTGTTCGCCACGGTCGGCATCCTGGCGGCGCTGCGCGAGCGCGACCGCAGCGGACTCGGACAGCACGTCGAGGTCAACCTGATGTCGTCCCTGCTGGCCGCGCTTGCCAACCAATCGGCCAGTTATGTTCTGGCCGGGGAGATTCCGCGCGCGATGGGTAACGGACACGCCAGCATCGCCCCGTACGACAGTTACGCGACCGGCGACGGGACCATCGTGCTGGCGGTGGGCAACGACAAGCAGTTCCGTGCACTGTGTGGCGCCCTAGGCATTCCCGAGCTGGCGTGCGATCCGCGCTTCCGCAGCAACGAACGACGCGTGGGCAACCGGGCGTCGTTGCGCGAGCACCTGGAAGGTGCCTTGGCGTCCGGATCGGCGGCCTACTGGACGAGAACGCTTCCGGCGCTGGGCATTCCCGCTGGGGCGGTGAACAACATCGGTCAGGCTTTCACGCTCGCCGATGAGTTGGGGTTGCAGCCGATCCGCCACACCGACGACGGTGTCAGTCTGGGCCGGCAGGTCGCCAGCCCGATCAGCTTGTCCGCGACGCCGGTGACCTACCGCACCAGAGCACCGAGGCTGGGCGAGCACAGCGCTGAGATCCGCGGGTCACTTCACCGTGGCGATGGTCCGGCGCGCCAGTTCGGTGGCGATGTCGCACGGGTTGGGGAACGGTTTTCGGACGAATTGTATTGACCACTCGAAGAAGTCGTCCTGGTACTGGATGGAGACATCGCAGAGCCGGGTACCGAGCCGGTCGGTGGCGACCGCGATGTACCCGCCGTGGCCGTCGATGTTGATGTCGTTGACGGTGGTCCGGCTCAGATCCTCGTTCTTTCGTTCCCGCCCGATGGGGCTGCCGCGAAACCAGCTGAACGAGAACCACGGTCCGGAGATGCTGCCGTTCACCAGCCACTGACATCCGACCGCGTTGCGTGCCGTGACCACCA
This genomic stretch from Mycobacterium paragordonae harbors:
- a CDS encoding CaiB/BaiF CoA transferase family protein; its protein translation is MTGNASLSSIVVADFSRVLAGPFCTMTLGDLGAEIVKVERPGGDDTRAWGPPFVDGQSTYYLGVNRNKRSIVLDLDDADDLRLATELAQSADVVVENFRPGTMARFGLDEPTLRRRNPGLVYCSISAFGTGAGRQLAGYDLLLQAVGGLMSITGPDDDHPTKVGVALVDVLAGLFATVGILAALRERDRSGLGQHVEVNLMSSLLAALANQSASYVLAGEIPRAMGNGHASIAPYDSYATGDGTIVLAVGNDKQFRALCGALGIPELACDPRFRSNERRVGNRASLREHLEGALASGSAAYWTRTLPALGIPAGAVNNIGQAFTLADELGLQPIRHTDDGVSLGRQVASPISLSATPVTYRTRAPRLGEHSAEIRGSLHRGDGPARQFGGDVARVGERFSDELY
- a CDS encoding DUF3558 domain-containing protein; its protein translation is MSAFHKRLLVPALVAMLPLVAACAGGSGGAGQHPSSSAAPSSKQATHGPFFPECGGVSDQTLAQLTGVAGLVVTARNAVGCQWLVNGSISGPWFSFSWFRGSPIGRERKNEDLSRTTVNDINIDGHGGYIAVATDRLGTRLCDVSIQYQDDFFEWSIQFVRKPFPNPCDIATELARRTIATVK
- a CDS encoding UGSC family (seleno)protein, which gives rise to MTYFETDFVYDPCGVVEVTAVPTAPRPSRTEGLRLAVLSNTKWNAAKLLRATVRELASGGMIFASVTYYDKHHFSSDASPELIAQIAAESDVALTAIGDCGSCCSACVNDAVRLEQAGIPTVAIVTTEFELEARLQREARGMAGLEPAVATHPISSLTLEQLDGRAAEIAPQARRIWFGPAMADAVA